AGCAGGGACTTTGGTTACTGAAAACACACGCAGGGCACTGAGCTTACCTTCAAGGCTCCACACATCTACCAGCGCAGTCCTAGCCATCGGACAAACGGACTGCCTTTGACCCAGGCCAAGGGTTTGCAGTAACTCCTCTTCGTTACCTACTCCCCTAACCACAGGGCTCCTCTGTGCGGCTCTGGGTTACCAACTTACTCGCGTGTGTAGCTCAGCATTCAGATACTCTGGATGCGGGAAGAGGTTTCTTTGAAAGGTGGTTGGTCACAGGGAAATGAAGAGGAGGACAAGCAATGttagggaaaaagagaaaacagccaTAAAGCTCTTAAAGATGGAATACACATACCATTTTTATTAGCAAAGAAGCcaactttggaaagaaaacaaatacaaggcttttttttttccgcctaaacacaacaaaaacactAGCCACTCCAGAAAAATCTCTGACGTTACCCCTGAAGACCAAGGTCTGCCTCCTCCGGAAGGCTGAAGGCACTAAGCTGCTGCCATTAAGTGTGCAGTCCTGTAAGCATGAGCAACTTTGAACTACGATCCATAGCTCTAACCAGCCTTAAACAGAAGAATATTTCCTCCAAGCACGAGGAACAAGGTGAAGTGCTTGGTCTCATGAGACACATAGCTGCCAAATTTCCTTCCTACAATGCAGTGCCAAGTGGGACTATATTTCTTCTCAAACCCCTGCAGAAGAGATCACTAGGAACTTATTACTACCACAGTTCTCACCCAAAAGTTgactacagatttttttgtcattaatgTGTCTCTTCTTAACAAGTAtcactttttgaaaaggcaattaAGAATCAGGATATGCTTTTAAGGACTGTGTTACTTACCTCTTATACCTCACCTGCTGCTtagacaccaaaaaaaaaaccccacaccattTCCTAACTGAGCAGGAATAAGCCCAGGGACTGCAATTCCCCCCCCTAAAGTCATACCATGTTCTCAAACTATACCACTGAACTATCCATGTTCTTCCATCATACTTGGAAGCCTACCACATGTTTCAAAAAACAAGATATACAGCTCTACTAAAAGCAGAACATTCCAGTCAGTCATTATAAATTGTTATATCCAAATAGCTCTCAAATGAGGGAACTTTCCATGAGAACATGCAAGCATTTCTGATCAGTTATTACAACCCTGGATAAATTATCTCCTCACCACAGTTTCTCAGGTTCCAATCAGGAGCCTCCAGGAAAATACGACGAGCTCAAACCCTCTGCTCTCCAATAACATAGAATGTtcttacaaatggaaaaaataaacctgctTATATGTCTGTTAGGGTGACAGGAAAGGAAGACCTCCCCAACAGAAGCAATTGTACCATTTAGTTAAATGACTTTTCAAACAGGTCTTTCACTCAGATTCGTGTAATATTTAACCTCCACAGGCACCCTTAGATTTCTTTATTCTCCTGAGATGGCAAAGCATCAGAACTAGATCTTTTGCGCATCTGTTATTCTTCTTCATGCATAGATAAAAGCAGGTATTCTGTGGACACCAGATAAACAGTGATCCAAGACATGAGATTTTAGTATGGTTCAGCACATAAAAGGAGGATGTGAATATAGATGtgcagaaaattacttttccctGCAAATTTTGAACCAGCTAGCCAGCGTTTCAGAACTATTACAGAACTATGAACAGAACCTTAAGACTAATTTGAACGCAACTTAAGTCAGGGACTAGGTAAAAAAAGTCATCGCCCCCAAGGAAAGTTACAGCAGGCTTCAAAGGGCTGTATTTTCTACCAGCTAATCAGTCACCCTGGTAAAAGCCAGCAGATGCTCTCCTATTCCACTACACAATGGCATAGTGAAAAACCAATCAAAAATAGAAGgtcttgcaaaacaaaaagtagGAAAGGTACATGTAAGGTGTGGGAAAAGGAATACAGGGACACCAGACCACAGGAAAAGTCTAAATGTATCTTGTGTTCACAGAACTTGGTTTCCCAAAAGTGTAGCAAAATCCACCCTGCTTGACTTCTGGTGTGGATAGCATTCAACAAAAGAATATTACAATCAAACATTTACACTCTTTATAAAGGCAACAGTTTCTCTTTCAACATTATATTCCCCTTTCAACATTATATTCCTCTATGGCCAAAATAGCACACTCCACAGCATCTTGCTGCATCTCTTCAGACATGTCCGTACTCTTGATCACTGCCTTTCAATCGCTCATGATTGCCTGTTCTGAGCAAAGAAGAGGACACCTCGAAGTTGCAggagcagctgcctgccaggaTCCCCCTGCCAAGCAGTCACACAGGTACCGTCCTTCCCAAGGAGCTCTCGGGCCCTGCAGCCTTTTCGCCGGGGGCGTCGGGGCACAGGCACAGCCCGCGCTCGGAGCCGCACGAACCAACGCCGGCTGCCCCGGCCCGGAGCGACACaagccccgccggccgccgccgccgccctcccagcccctccccagCTCGGCAGCCCCGGGAGAGGGCGCAGCCGCTccggcgcccggccccgccggcctcCCCATCCCTCACCCCTTGGCGGGCGCCGCGGGACCGGCCCTGTGTGGAGCGGAACGGGCGCGCGCTCCCCCTCGGCGGCGGTTTAACCGACCCGCGCGCGCCGCGGCCGCCTCAGagcggccccagccccggccgggCGGGCTGACGGGAGAACCCGCCACCGGCCGCTCCTCCCGCCCCGGCTCTCACCGCCTCCGGGCTCACACTCCCCCGCGGCGGGCGCGACCGAGGCGGATGGCAGCTGCTGTCCTTCGCTGCCGGGCGCACCGGAGCCGTAGGGGCGGCTCTCGTCCATGGCGGAGGTCACGCGGGCCCGCCGCCGCAGCACGAATGATGTGCCGCCGGACGAGGGCTGTCCCGTAATGGCGACGAATCGTCCACAGCAGTGGCCGGGACCCGGATGGAGCCGTTCCCGGGCGGACCCGCGGGGCACGACGGGACTCGTAGTCCTCGGCCGCCGCGGAGCAcgccgggagctgtagtccgCCGGGACGCCGCGGGAACCCCGCCGGCCCGCTCCCGGCCGCCCCTCCCCTCGCTCCCGACTGCGGCACCGAGCCTCGGCCGGCGGCAGCAAGGCCTCGGGCCGCCCGCGGCCTTCCCGGGCCAGCCCCGCACAGGGCTGCCGGACTGACCGGCGGCCTCGCCCGGGCCCGCTCACTCACTGCCGCTGCCCGAAATTACAAGCTGGTGGCTCGGGGAGATCTTGTCCTTTATTTTCCAAAGCGGTTTTGcaaagaggcagcagcagaaaaagaaacagctcaGACTTTGGGGCTGTACATCTGGCAAAAcaagaggggggggaaaaaaaagtcatcaaaaaacaaatcagaagaaTAAGGGAGGTTTGGAACAGAAAGAACTAAACACTGTCAGTATTTACATAGCAGAAACAGTAATTGGGCAATACTGTAGATGGCTATAAAACTCTCAAAGGCAAAACTGCTCCAACAGCTCTActagcaaagcagcagccttcaaaaaaaaaaataaatacaaggaaGACTcttggtatttttcctttatatatCCATCATGTAACATCATCACCTGCTATAGCAAAATCCCTGCCATTGCCCTTCAAGATCAAGGTCTACGTCCTCAGGAAGGCTGCAGTAACTAGTCAGAGGAGTCAGCACACAGTCCTGTAACCGGATGCAAGTTTCAGTAACAGTCTGTGGTTCTAACCAGACTTGAAAAGAAGAATAGCGACTTGGCCGAGGTAGAAGTAGATGAAGTGCTTGGTCTCATGGGTCACGTAGCTGCCAAAGTTCCTTCCCACGATGCAGTGCCAAGTGGGATTGTATTTCTTGTCAAACTCCTGCAAAACAGATCACTAGAAATTAAGAACTCTTCTAAACAGGTATTCACTTTGAGCAAGGCAATTAGAGGAAGAGCAGATGCTCTTAAGCACTAGGATTATCTTATTTACATCTTATTGTTCACCTGCTGCTTagtcagacaaaaaaaataagcacaaaaaaaaagccacagtgcTTCCCATGTGAGCAGCAGTATGTTTATAACATTCATTTTGTTCAGGGAAAGCAGTCTTTCTCCCCCCATAATTCATACCATGATCTGAAACTGTAGCCCTCGAGTAAAAGCTTCACCACTCATTCTATACCCACAGAGATTAAGCCATAATTTAGACTTTAGTGTTCATGAAATTTCTCTGCCACATGCTCTGTAACACCAGTACTATAAACAAATCTAAGAATTTGTTTTACATGTTTTGAACAAATCCTCTACAAATTCCCAGTAGCTGCTACAAAGAATACCTGAAAAATATTAGACTAAACACTCTCTTTTCCGTTGTCACATGTACTTCCCACatctggggcgggggggaaaccTTTCTGTATTGAGGGCATAGCAAACCAGCATTTCTTTAGTGGAAGTAATCATTCTGCTTAGttgaattactttttaaacagCTCTTCCACTCAGATCAGTTTAACTTTCATTGACGCTCTTCGATTTCTCCATTCTCCTGAGTTGACGAAGCAGGAAATATAATCAGAACTAGATCTTTCCCATGTTCAGTATTGTTAATCCTACATAAAGAACAACACAAACATTGCAAACAACAGATAATCAGGGCCACCAGGATTTTTTGtgagtttttttttccttttttgcttcaCTACTACATAAGGAGAGGTGTTGTTACAGTAGACTTGTAGAAAACTACCTTTCCTTGCAATTTTTGACCCAGTTGGACAGAATTGTGAAGAGATCCTTAAGATTAAGTTCAATAAAATTGAAACCAAGGACTATGTAAAACAGGGTTTCTCTCAGAGGGAAACCGTAGGAGAGCTCAATAGAGGCCCTGTGTTTTATACCAGCTCATCAGTCACAGGGACAGTCAGCTGCCACTCTCTGTTCACCTGGACAATGGGACAGTGGCAGGAAAGGCTTAAGTAGAACGcactgcaagagaaaagcaggaggaccTGGAAAAGTCCATGCCgagggtggggagaggaacATAAAGACACCAGCCAACACAGAAAGTCCAACTCGATTATCTAGTGTCTCTGGAACTTGTTGCTCTAGAGCTACTTGCCTAGCAGCATTCTCCCTGCTTGATTTTTCATGTGCACAGAGATTTCATGAGGACACTACAAGCAAACATTTACCTTCTTTATGTGAGCAGCAATGTCCTTCTCGATGTTGTACTTCTCTAAGGCCTGAGTAGCACACTCCACAGCATCTTGCTGCATCTCTTCGGACATGTCCGCATTCTTGATCACTGCCTTTCGATCACTCATGATTGCCTGTTCTGAGCAAAGAAGAGAACACCTCGAAGTTGCAggagcagctgcctgccaggaTCCCCCTGCCAAGCATTCGCACAGGTACCGTCCTTCCCAAGGAGCTCTCGGGCCCTGCAGCCTTTTCGCCGGGGGCGTCGGGGCACAGGCACAGCCCGCGCTCAGAGCCGCACGAACCAACGCCGGCTTCTCCGGCCCGGAGCGACACaagccccgccggccgccgccgccgccctcccagcccctccccagCTCGGCAGCCCCGGGAGAGGGCgcagccgccccggccccgccggcctcCCCGTCCCGAGGCAGGCGGACGAAGCCCGGCACCCCCCGCCAAGGGCTCGGAGCCCCGCGCGGCCACAGGGGACGCTCTCGCCTGCAGCTCCCGGGGAGGCGGCCGCTCTTCCACGGTACGGGGGAGCTGCCAGCGTGCCCGGGCACCGGCTGCCCAGGCTCAGCCTTCCCGGTGCCCCGGTCGGACCCAACCCCTCTTGGGAGCTGCCCCACCGCAGCGCTCAAGGCCCTCACGCCGCTCTCCTCACCGTTCAGCGGATGCCACGGGAGCGGCCCTGCGTGACACGGAGCGGGCGGGGCACAAAGGAACGCGGACACGCAACTCGCTCCGCCGGCGCGCCGGTTTAACCGAcccgcgcccgccgccgtcGCCTCCaagcacccccagccccgccccctccctaCTGGCCACCAGCCATTGGTTACCGCCACCACCCCCCCGAGCGCTCATTGGCCAGCATCCGGAGCTCTCGTAGCACTTTACCGCAGCAGTTTGTTTCAGACCGGCATGCCTCGCGCCTGCGCCCGTTCCCATAGCGACGGGCGGCCGCGCAGGTGCCGGCGGAACCCGGACTCGGCGGCAGCGAGGCCTCTGAGGCGGCCCCGCATCTCCCAGAGCCTCCTCCGCGGCACGGCGTGTCCGCAGCATTCTGCTTGCGGGTATGCCTGGGCTGGTTCCTTTCAGGCGGTGTGCAGCCTCTGCTCGGCTTTCCACTTTCTTTCCTCACGGTTGAGCTGCCTGAACGTGGCTGGTTGCTGGTGCCTGTACAGCGGCCTGTGACTACAGCGTGAGAGAGGCTCTCCCGGTTGCTTCTCTGGTAGCTAAAGATCATCTCTCCCTATAGctgaagcagacaaaaaaataaccccaaacaaaaccagaaacatatGTGATGCTTTGCAAGGCATCCTGCAGCAAAGAacatagaggggaaaaaaaaaaaatcaacattttatgttttgcttAATTCTGCAGGTAAGATTTAGGAAAATCATGGTAGGGTCTGATGATGGCGCTAATACGTCCCAACGTGCAAAGAAGATATTGGCAAGGGAGGGCGACTCGTACTGGGGCAGTGCAGTCTCTGGTCTGATTTTTTAAGTGGGATGTAATCTTTCCTCAGAAAGGATTAAGTAACTTCTTTTTATCTACAAAGCTGACAATTTCTGAATGATTCAAAATAATGTGACAAGCGGGGCAGCTTTTgcaaaagaacagcagaaaaggtGCCTAATCTGTACTCATGTTCCTAACAGGCAACGTTTCAGTCCTCCCCTCGGTTCTTCAGAACCTACAAACCAACCCTCCCCCCTACTCCCCGTGAGGTTTTACTTTAGCcaggaaacagcaaaattaaaaatccaaagAGGTTAGAgaaatttatttgcaaaattacTCGAATATGTTGCGTGGGGCGTGTcggttttttttccctgtcacgTCTATTCTACCAGGACAGATTCAAGCAGCCGGTAGCACCGGGATGTTCGGCGGCTGTTTCAGGCCAGAACTTAGGTCCCCCTCAAGCCGTGGAGAAGCCGGTACACCCTGGGTATAAATACCGCCTATGGGGCGCGGAACCCGAGTACGGAGCCCGGCCCCAGCCCGCCCCGGCTGGGCCGTTCCCGTCCCGGCgggccgcctcccgcccccgTGGGGCCGGCCGCGGCCGCGCCTTCCGCCGGTATTGCGGAGGTCGTGCCCTTACAaaatggcggcggcggggctctGCCCGTACCGGGTGCTGCtcgcccgccgcggcggggtTCTGCGGGCTCTCTGCGGCTCCGTGCGGGGCCTCGCCGCGGGGCCGGAGACGCACTTCGGCTTCCAGACCGTGACGGAGgcggagaggagggagaaaagtgAGGGCAGCGGCGGGGTCGGCTGGGGAGCCGGGCGGAGCCCCGGGGGAGGGCGGGCTGGAACCTAACGGGGCAGCGGGCGCGCATCGGCTGAGGGagtgggggggtgctggggatgtGTTTGGAGCTGGGCCGTTGGTTTGAGACGTTACCGGGAGTCTCGGTGAATAGTACTGGTGTTATGCCTGCTTGATTCTTCCCCTCGGCTCCGGAAGGGTTACGAGAAGAGGCTGTGTTTCTCCAGAGACGTTTGTCAGGCAACAGGCTTAGTAGGATGCGATCACTTTTTTTGAGTTTTCAGGTGGCTTTTCAGTTCCATGTCATGACAGACCTCCACGAGGCAGTAAGAGACACATTTTACCTCCACAGGAGCATTTTTAAGTAAATTGCATCTTATTCTTGtgtcttttctttgcagtttatCACGTCTTTGAAAGTGTGGCCAAGAAATATGATGTAATGAATGATTCAATGACTTTAGGGATTCATCGACTGTGGAAGGATATCCTCTTGCATAAAATGAACCCTTCTTCTGGAACACTTCTTCTTGATGTTGCTGGAGGAACAGGTAAATAATTTTGGTGAGTTCCACATGACAATGCTGCAGTTTTTGAACTGTTTGAGTCTGCTCAGACTCAAGTTgcctagctttttttttttccttccctcagtTCCCTGTCTTTAAAACTAGCGCAGCATCTACTTGATTTCAAAGAGAAGGGTTGAGAGCTAacttctttgcattttgaaatatcttGCTCTAAGGCTCTGAAAGTTGTTATAGTACTGCCCTGATATGTTATGGAAAACTGTTTCCATTTGTAGGAAGTCATAGACTGTGTGTTTTTAATGTGTTacctttatatatttttagataGCTATATGCACACACATTCCCTCTCTCTCTATACTGtgtgtgggttttatttttatagcctTATGTTCCAATTTCCTGGAGTCAGAAAACATTCCAAAACATGTATGTATCTTTTAAAACATGCAGGTGACATAGCCTTTCGATTTATTAATTACGTTCGCTCTGCACGAGAACGCCAGCTCCAGCGGAAGCTTAAGCACCATCAGAATTTATCGTGGCAGGAAATTTCTGAGAGTTACCAGGAAGACAAATTTAAGTCACTAGGGGATTCCCACGTGGTGGTCTGTGACATTaacaaagaaatgttaaaagttGGGAAGGAGAAAGCACAGCATCTTGGCTACTCCGAAGGTAAGTCATGCATTGTACCACTTCAGTAGTATGCCTGATAGCAAGAATTTGACTTATGATAGTCATCAGGTAATCACCACTTCAGGATTACAATATACATTATATAGCCATGGTCTATACTATAGTTGTGCTTGCATATTTGCCAGTGTTGAGTTACTTTTTCAGTGGGCATATATGTAGTATGTTGTTCAGATGTACAGTGATCCCCTTGAATAATACTTGAACTTTCAGAAATATATATGTGGCAATGTCCATGAGGTCTGATACCCAGCTATCCATCAAAATTGGTCAAATAATCTAAACCTGCTGTTTCTATCTGTGCAAATGAATCTGATTTTACTAAGGCAGATAATGCAAAAGAGCTCAGCCCTAGAATGATTACACTGAAGATGTtataatgcatattttaagaGTCAaggcagtaaataaaaaatacaagaacTAAAGTATATTGTGAACCTATGAAACTTTCCACAGTTAGAGCATATGCTGATAGTACTCAGAGAAACTGAATTATATTAAATGTTAGTTTGCAGGTCAATGGATTAATTCACTGATATCTAGAATTTGTTGGGGACTACGCCAATCCTGATTGAAAAGCCTGATTTTTAAGAAGTAAGACATAGAGAAAGAAGTCCTGCTTGTGGCTCAGTGTCTGTATGATAGTTTTTTATCCTCTCCTAGTTTATAGATATTTGGCAAATATTTTAGCAATGTAAAGTATACCAGAAAGTTCCCAAACTTTGTTTGCCTGGGTACCACCATTAGGAatgccctgggcagcctctgtGTGTGTTACAAGATCTGCATGTCCTTTCACTGCACACTGCTCCCACACCCCTGTTGGGACTCCCATCACAGCTGAAGCCAGTGAACCATCTAGCATATACTGCTCGCAGACAGCTCCTGGAACTAcgggtgtgtgtatgtgtgagaaGATGGGGCCTTGCAAGAATGGTCCTCCAAGCAGGTACAAGTGAATTTCCTGCCTGCAGATTGTGTAGGCTGAAGGACATATGAAACAGCTCAGTAGCACAAAGGGGCTGAAAGAGAAGCTGGTGGCATAGGTTCTTTCAGCTGCTCTTGCTCCCTGCTGGTGGGTTACCCCAATCCattgcctgcctgcctctccctttgctttaaaaaatgaaatgattgTGAAAGCATTGGTTCATCCAGCTCTGGGAGATTGCTTGTATCGTGCTTTTCTGAGCAGCTTGCCAGCCTGTCCAGAGCTGTTTCTATGCATCCTAGTTTAGGAACACCTGAACTGTATCAACATTGTAAGTATAAAAGCTTTGCAACCGTAGCTTAGGACCTGAAATAAAGCTTGATGCTGCCTGCCAGCTActataaataaagcattttgtttaattGGCTGCGCTTTTTAGGTGGTTTTGTGACTTACCTAATTATCAAAATgagtattatattttttaactttcttcccTGTACATCATAGCTGTAGAAGCCCAGCTGTCTTATTGTTGCCTGGGTTGCTTTATGCCCCACTGTGCCACAATTCTGACTTATTCTTTTTCACTCTGTTGTTCAGCATACATCAATTTAATATGTCCTACCTTCTGTTTGTTGTAGTAATCTCATTTCTGAGCTTGTTTATCTGTTGATTGTCTGAgggctactttttttttttcttccataaaattGTAAGGGGcagttttcttttactgtgtTCCTATGTACATTCACCAATGTTGGGGGCTGTgcttgcagaaaagaaacatgtgTTACACAATTGCTGATTGTGCATTTTGGCTAGCCAGGAATGGTAGGCTGTGCTGCAGGTGCCCCAGTTCCTCTTGTTGGACGCTCACAACCCCTTTTATGTATCCACTTAAAAACTCCTGGCCTGTGATTTTACTAAAGTGTATTCTGAAGTGCAGTTTTCCTGTAGCTCAAAAGCTTTTGATGCTCGCTTCTTAGGTGTCTTTTCAAACTGTCTATGTTTAAATAACACTTATAATTGCTGTCTTAATAATGTTATGTGCTGCTTTGCATACAATACTTTCTACAACTATGAATacatatattttgtaaaaatgaaatctgaatgtCTCCTGGCAACAactgttttctcctgtgttttgtCCTCTTCCATGTCACTTTCTAGCATACTGCTCTTTGAAATTGCTGATCTCTGTTGCAGAAGACTCCTGGGTTTTTCTGTtagttttttttggtttgtgtttgagTCACCAAAACCAGTGACTTTAAGAACTATTAATTCTAAATTGAGCAGTCTTATTTCTGGTACAAATAACCTGGACATCTGTGCGCCACAGATAGACATGGCCTTGATTCACTGGATTTTTAGGAAGCAACACAGCTGCAACAGGATCACATACTGATAGTGCTGATGGAGGGAGTGTGGCTTTTCATGTTCCTCAATCTATGGATGCTTTccagcaaaatgttttaagtgtTTTCACCATTGTTGCATGGCAAGACTTTAATCATTGTTTATAGTTATTCTTTgagcagagatttttatttttttttttttccaacttcgCTACAAACAAATGGCAGCCAGTGTCTGGAAAGCTAGTTGCTTTCCACTACGATGCAAGATTTGGGT
This genomic interval from Buteo buteo chromosome 11, bButBut1.hap1.1, whole genome shotgun sequence contains the following:
- the LOC142037381 gene encoding dynein light chain 1, cytoplasmic-like, producing MSDRKAVIKNADMSEEMQQDAVECATQALEKYNIEKDIAAHIKKEFDKKYNPTWHCIVGRNFGSYVTHETKHFIYFYLGQVAILLFKSG
- the COQ5 gene encoding 2-methoxy-6-polyprenyl-1,4-benzoquinol methylase, mitochondrial, whose amino-acid sequence is MAAAGLCPYRVLLARRGGVLRALCGSVRGLAAGPETHFGFQTVTEAERREKIYHVFESVAKKYDVMNDSMTLGIHRLWKDILLHKMNPSSGTLLLDVAGGTGDIAFRFINYVRSARERQLQRKLKHHQNLSWQEISESYQEDKFKSLGDSHVVVCDINKEMLKVGKEKAQHLGYSEGLSWVLGDAEELPFDDDKFDVYTIAFGIRNVTRIDLALQEAYRVLKPGGRFLCLEFSHVSNPLLSRLYDLYSFQVIPVLGEVIAGDWKSYQYLVESIRRFPPQEELKAMIEDAGFFKVDYQNLNSGIVAIHSGFKL